One region of Bacillus zhangzhouensis genomic DNA includes:
- a CDS encoding asparaginase, with translation MKKLLLLTTGGTIASVESENGLAPGVKAEDLLSYLNEINAEYTMDTKSLMSIDSTNMQPEYWVDIATAIYENYDQYDGFVVTHGTDTMAYTSAALSYMLQNPDKPIVITGSQIPITFKKTDAKKNITDAIRFACDGVGGVYVVFDGRVIQGTRAIKLRTKSYDAFESINYPYIASIENHQIEYNSKVKRTPMKPLKLDASLNTDVCLLKLHPGLKPEFLDAVKSMYKGVVIESYGSGGIPFEGRNLLEKINELLEEGISVVITTQCLEEGEDMSVYEVGRKVNQELVARSKNMNTEAIVPKLMWALGKTTDPREVKKIMETPIAEDLVI, from the coding sequence TTGAAGAAATTATTGCTTTTAACGACTGGTGGGACGATTGCATCTGTAGAGAGTGAAAATGGTTTAGCTCCAGGTGTTAAAGCTGAGGATCTTTTGAGCTATTTAAACGAAATTAATGCAGAATATACAATGGACACAAAGTCCCTAATGAGTATAGATAGTACAAATATGCAGCCTGAATACTGGGTTGATATCGCAACAGCCATTTATGAGAATTATGATCAGTATGACGGGTTTGTTGTTACTCACGGAACCGATACAATGGCCTATACATCAGCAGCGCTGTCTTATATGCTGCAAAATCCTGATAAGCCGATCGTAATTACAGGTTCACAAATTCCGATTACTTTTAAGAAAACAGATGCGAAGAAAAACATCACAGATGCCATTCGCTTTGCATGTGACGGTGTTGGCGGTGTGTATGTCGTGTTTGATGGCAGGGTCATCCAAGGAACACGTGCGATCAAACTAAGAACGAAAAGTTACGATGCATTTGAAAGCATTAACTACCCATATATTGCATCAATTGAAAACCATCAAATTGAATACAATAGCAAAGTAAAAAGAACACCAATGAAACCGCTTAAATTAGATGCATCCTTGAACACAGATGTGTGTCTGTTAAAATTGCACCCAGGCCTGAAGCCTGAGTTTTTAGATGCAGTCAAAAGCATGTACAAAGGCGTCGTCATTGAAAGCTACGGCAGCGGCGGAATTCCTTTTGAAGGAAGAAACCTTTTAGAAAAGATCAACGAACTGCTGGAAGAAGGCATTTCTGTTGTCATCACAACTCAGTGTCTTGAAGAAGGGGAAGACATGAGTGTGTATGAGGTTGGACGCAAGGTCAATCAAGAATTGGTGGCACGTTCAAAAAATATGAATACAGAAGCTATCGTGCCGAAACTAATGTGGGCACTAGGCAAAACAACAGATCCAAGAGAAGTCAAAAAGATTATGGAAACACCAATCGCAGAAGATTTAGTGATTTAA
- a CDS encoding PTS transporter subunit EIIC has protein sequence MSFKEKAADVMGHVAYRITNQKYIMAIKQAFVTLMPIIITGAFAVLVANMVMSPETGLAHFEIFRFLAELQPIMKAINYATLNFLTIGAVFLIGIELGKINGHKSLFPGLMALISFISVIPTTLLLEVDGSMREVVDVLARQFSDPKSLFLGMIIAIVSVEIFCKLTKVKWLQIKMPDSVPSNVATSFSSLFPSIITITIISSFGFAFHRLTGIYLHEAVYNVVQRPLESVVQGLPGILTLMFVAQFFWVIGIHGNQMIKPIREPLLLGSIAVNMTAFQEGKEIPNIITMPFWDVYMSIGGSGVTIGLLVAIFIAGKREEMRSIAKLSSGPGLFNINEPVIFGLPVMLNPVMAIPFIVTPLVTGTIGYIATATGFAGKAVVMVPWTTPPLVNAWLSTAGSMGAVITQLICIVVAVFIYLPFVLLSNRKPETASDSQ, from the coding sequence ATGAGCTTCAAGGAGAAAGCGGCAGATGTCATGGGGCATGTGGCTTATCGCATCACCAATCAGAAATATATTATGGCGATTAAACAGGCATTTGTCACGCTGATGCCGATCATCATTACGGGAGCTTTTGCTGTACTGGTGGCGAATATGGTCATGAGCCCGGAAACAGGGCTTGCCCATTTTGAGATATTCAGGTTTTTAGCAGAGCTTCAGCCTATTATGAAGGCAATCAATTATGCCACGCTGAACTTTTTAACCATTGGGGCTGTGTTCCTTATTGGGATTGAGCTTGGGAAAATCAACGGTCACAAGTCTCTGTTCCCAGGATTGATGGCATTGATTTCATTTATATCTGTTATTCCAACGACACTTCTTCTTGAAGTCGATGGATCGATGCGTGAGGTTGTTGACGTGCTCGCAAGACAATTTTCCGATCCAAAAAGTTTATTTTTAGGGATGATCATTGCAATCGTATCTGTGGAAATTTTTTGTAAGCTGACCAAAGTGAAATGGCTTCAAATCAAGATGCCGGATTCGGTTCCTTCGAATGTGGCGACATCTTTTTCATCGCTTTTCCCATCGATCATTACAATTACGATCATTAGTTCATTCGGCTTTGCATTTCACCGTTTGACAGGCATTTATTTGCATGAAGCAGTGTATAACGTGGTGCAGCGTCCGTTAGAAAGTGTTGTACAGGGACTGCCTGGGATTTTAACGTTGATGTTTGTGGCGCAATTTTTCTGGGTGATCGGCATCCATGGCAACCAGATGATTAAGCCGATCCGCGAGCCGCTCTTATTAGGTTCGATTGCAGTGAATATGACAGCATTTCAAGAGGGAAAAGAGATCCCGAATATCATCACGATGCCGTTTTGGGATGTGTATATGAGTATCGGTGGTTCAGGTGTGACCATTGGTCTTTTGGTTGCGATTTTCATTGCTGGGAAGAGGGAAGAGATGCGAAGCATTGCCAAGCTCTCATCAGGACCCGGACTGTTCAACATCAATGAACCCGTTATTTTTGGATTACCTGTCATGCTAAACCCAGTAATGGCAATCCCATTTATCGTCACACCACTTGTGACAGGTACGATTGGTTATATTGCGACGGCTACAGGATTCGCTGGAAAAGCGGTCGTGATGGTGCCATGGACGACACCGCCGCTTGTGAATGCATGGCTGTCCACCGCTGGCAGTATGGGAGCTGTCATCACACAGCTTATCTGCATTGTGGTTGCTGTTTTCATCTATTTACCGTTTGTTCTATTGTCTAACCGCAAGCCAGAAACGGCATCAGATTCACAATAA
- a CDS encoding YwqI/YxiC family protein, translated as MGQIKLNYQTVMDKLDKVSQAVEALGMKKAADQAGENSLEFVTQWTAREAEVSEMVSSFKEALIKNVQDTRSNVKTLKEQDEAIAAK; from the coding sequence ATGGGACAAATTAAATTAAACTACCAAACAGTCATGGATAAACTAGATAAAGTTTCTCAAGCAGTCGAAGCCTTAGGGATGAAAAAAGCAGCAGATCAAGCGGGTGAAAACAGCCTTGAATTTGTGACCCAGTGGACGGCACGTGAAGCAGAGGTGAGTGAAATGGTCTCAAGCTTTAAAGAAGCCTTAATTAAAAATGTTCAGGATACACGCTCTAACGTGAAAACATTAAAAGAACAAGACGAAGCGATTGCTGCAAAATAA
- the aspA gene encoding aspartate ammonia-lyase encodes MVQATYRYEKDFLGEKEIPADVYYGVQTLRAKENFPISGYRMHEELIRAFAIVKKAAAQANMEVGRLYEGIGNAIVQASDEVIEGKLHEYFIVDPIQGGAGTSMNMNANEVIGNRALEIMGHQKGEYIHLSPNTHVNMSQSTNDSFPTAIHIAVLKQLDILLETMQVMQDVFQKKAKEFDHVIKMGRTHLQDAVPIRLGQEFEAYSRVLSRDIKRINQSKQHLYEVNMGATAVGTGLNADPRYIEIVVKKLAEISGLPLVGAEHLVDATQNTDAYTEVSAALKVCMMNMSKIANDLRLMASGPRAGLAEIALPARQPGSSIMPGKVNPVMAELINQIAFQVIGNDHTICLASEAGQLELNVMEPVLVFNLLQSISIMNNGFRSFTDHCLVDLEANEKRLKEYVDKSAGVITAVNPHLGYEAAARIAREAILTGQSIRDLCLQYDVLTEEELDIILNPYEMTKPGIAGAELLER; translated from the coding sequence ATGGTTCAAGCAACTTATCGCTATGAGAAGGATTTTCTTGGTGAAAAAGAAATTCCAGCAGACGTGTATTATGGGGTTCAAACCCTTCGTGCAAAAGAGAATTTCCCGATTTCAGGGTATCGGATGCATGAGGAATTAATCAGAGCTTTTGCCATCGTGAAAAAAGCAGCAGCTCAAGCCAATATGGAAGTTGGACGTTTATATGAGGGTATTGGAAATGCCATCGTTCAAGCATCTGATGAAGTGATTGAAGGCAAGCTGCACGAATACTTTATTGTCGATCCAATTCAAGGCGGCGCAGGAACGTCTATGAATATGAATGCCAATGAAGTGATTGGAAACAGAGCGCTAGAAATCATGGGACATCAAAAGGGTGAATACATTCATTTAAGCCCAAACACACATGTGAACATGTCGCAATCAACAAATGATTCATTTCCAACGGCGATCCATATCGCTGTGTTGAAGCAGTTAGACATTCTGCTTGAAACGATGCAAGTCATGCAGGACGTCTTTCAAAAGAAAGCAAAAGAATTCGATCATGTGATCAAAATGGGTCGCACGCACCTGCAGGATGCTGTTCCCATCCGTTTGGGACAGGAATTTGAAGCATACAGCCGCGTGCTCAGCCGTGATATTAAGCGGATTAACCAATCGAAGCAGCATTTATATGAAGTCAATATGGGTGCAACAGCTGTTGGGACAGGCTTAAACGCAGATCCTCGTTATATTGAGATCGTGGTGAAAAAGCTCGCTGAGATTTCTGGACTTCCTCTTGTAGGCGCAGAGCATCTCGTGGATGCAACGCAAAATACAGATGCTTACACAGAAGTATCTGCCGCTTTAAAAGTATGTATGATGAACATGTCTAAGATTGCCAATGACCTTCGCTTAATGGCATCTGGTCCGCGTGCAGGTCTTGCTGAAATTGCATTGCCAGCCCGCCAGCCTGGATCATCTATTATGCCTGGGAAAGTCAATCCAGTCATGGCAGAGCTTATTAACCAAATCGCATTCCAGGTCATTGGGAACGACCATACAATTTGTCTTGCCTCTGAAGCAGGCCAGCTTGAGTTAAATGTGATGGAGCCTGTTTTAGTCTTTAACTTGCTTCAATCTATTAGTATAATGAATAACGGATTCCGCTCATTCACAGATCATTGCTTAGTGGACCTTGAAGCAAATGAAAAACGATTGAAAGAATATGTAGATAAAAGTGCAGGCGTGATCACTGCCGTGAACCCTCACTTAGGCTATGAAGCAGCTGCGAGAATTGCAAGAGAAGCCATTTTAACAGGACAATCGATCAGAGATCTTTGCTTGCAGTACGATGTTTTAACGGAAGAAGAACTTGATATTATTTTAAATCCATACGAGATGACAAAGCCTGGAATTGCGGGTGCAGAGCTCCTAGAGCGATAA
- a CDS encoding BglG family transcription antiterminator, translating to MLSLRQEELLKRLMQAEQELTSEEIARVIGVTSRTIRTDMKALKKILEEHGAALHIKRGAGYTLNVEDYGAFRTFLKKSLRERNEKKKQFIPNQHEDRVAYLLKRLLLSEDYIKLDGLAEELFVSESTVKNDLKAVRYLFSLHGLSISHRPKYGLCLTGDEMKLRYCMAEHVFQQEHANSALLPEETYQLIQDIVRSRTKATGLHLSEIGLSNLVTHVAIACKRIEEKKLVKMPEAELEEIQVQPVFQIAQQMAEDIRRVLTIDFPLSEMAYIAIHLMGAKMMAYGEAGHTLFHLLDEDHFYFTHQLLAYVEEHMSLDIQFDKELIVGLSLHLRSAIHRFRYDMNIRNPYLPDIKRHYPIAFEAGVYMGRWLKEKEGVEMPEDEIGYLALHIGAAIERTKSQHVRKTCLIVCATGVASSQLLLHKLTAAFSERLEIAGTASVGELPSYDLRNIDFIISTIPLQHTLPVPVIDVHTILSDDDIVRLKRFVQNSQDTGVLRYVSPALTFFQQNLQSREEVLQFFVNVLKEQHRIPDEFEQLLLEREQVSPTSFGHLVAIPHPIKPATDDTFCAICTLKKPVLWGEDRVQIVCLLSIQKTYQKELQSLYQFLVRLTERKDVVEQLIKATSFEELTAAFQVLEQPNEKTGHPFPHL from the coding sequence ATGCTATCTCTACGTCAAGAGGAGCTCCTGAAACGATTGATGCAAGCGGAGCAGGAATTGACAAGTGAAGAAATTGCCCGCGTGATCGGCGTCACATCACGAACCATCCGAACAGATATGAAAGCGCTTAAAAAAATCTTGGAAGAACACGGTGCCGCACTTCATATTAAACGCGGGGCAGGGTATACATTGAACGTTGAAGATTATGGAGCATTTCGTACATTTTTGAAAAAGTCACTGAGAGAAAGAAATGAGAAAAAGAAACAGTTCATTCCCAATCAGCATGAGGACCGCGTGGCTTATCTATTGAAAAGGCTGCTTCTGTCAGAAGACTATATCAAGTTAGATGGATTGGCAGAGGAATTATTTGTGAGTGAATCCACAGTGAAAAATGATTTGAAAGCTGTCAGGTATTTGTTTTCATTGCATGGACTTTCTATATCGCACCGCCCTAAATATGGGCTGTGTCTGACAGGCGATGAAATGAAATTAAGATATTGTATGGCAGAGCATGTGTTTCAGCAGGAGCATGCGAACTCTGCACTGTTACCTGAAGAAACGTATCAATTGATTCAAGACATCGTGCGTTCACGGACAAAAGCCACCGGACTTCATCTATCAGAAATCGGTTTAAGTAATTTAGTGACCCATGTTGCCATCGCATGCAAACGAATCGAAGAAAAAAAGCTGGTTAAGATGCCAGAAGCGGAATTGGAAGAAATTCAAGTGCAGCCAGTTTTCCAGATAGCTCAACAAATGGCAGAAGATATTCGCCGCGTGTTAACGATTGATTTTCCGTTATCTGAAATGGCATACATCGCGATTCACTTAATGGGGGCAAAGATGATGGCATATGGAGAGGCTGGCCATACGCTATTTCATCTGCTGGACGAAGATCATTTTTATTTCACTCACCAACTGCTTGCTTATGTAGAGGAGCACATGTCACTTGATATTCAGTTTGATAAGGAGCTGATCGTTGGTTTAAGTCTTCATCTGCGTTCCGCCATTCATCGTTTTAGATACGATATGAACATCCGAAATCCCTATTTACCAGACATTAAAAGGCATTATCCCATTGCATTTGAGGCGGGTGTTTATATGGGCAGATGGCTGAAGGAAAAAGAGGGTGTTGAGATGCCTGAGGATGAAATCGGATATTTGGCGCTTCATATTGGGGCTGCAATCGAGCGGACAAAATCACAGCATGTGAGAAAGACATGTCTTATTGTGTGTGCGACGGGTGTCGCAAGCAGTCAGCTTCTTCTTCATAAACTCACGGCGGCTTTTAGCGAAAGGCTGGAGATCGCTGGAACTGCAAGTGTCGGGGAACTTCCTTCGTATGATTTAAGAAACATTGATTTTATTATTAGTACCATTCCGCTTCAGCATACATTGCCGGTGCCAGTGATTGATGTACATACGATTCTAAGTGACGATGATATTGTCCGGCTGAAACGATTTGTGCAGAATTCACAGGATACAGGGGTTTTGCGGTATGTTAGTCCGGCACTGACATTTTTTCAGCAAAATCTCCAATCAAGGGAAGAAGTTCTTCAATTTTTCGTGAACGTGCTAAAGGAACAGCATCGAATCCCAGACGAGTTTGAACAATTATTGCTAGAGAGAGAGCAAGTGTCACCCACATCTTTCGGTCATCTGGTTGCGATTCCTCATCCAATTAAGCCGGCAACGGATGACACGTTTTGTGCGATCTGTACGTTGAAAAAACCGGTCCTGTGGGGAGAAGATCGAGTACAAATCGTTTGCTTGTTAAGCATCCAGAAGACGTATCAAAAAGAGTTACAGTCGCTTTATCAATTTCTTGTGCGGCTGACAGAACGGAAGGATGTGGTGGAGCAACTTATCAAAGCCACTTCATTTGAAGAATTGACAGCAGCATTTCAAGTATTGGAGCAGCCAAATGAAAAAACGGGACACCCATTTCCACATCTGTGA
- the uxuA gene encoding mannonate dehydratase: protein MNMQFRWYGEDDLVSLAYIRQIPGMKGIVSAVYDVPAGDLWPEERIAHIKAQIERQELAFEVVESLPVHEDIKLGKPSRDVYIKHYQENIRRLAKHGVKVICYNFMPVLDWTRTQLDLPLADQSTALAYFQHQLEHMDIETDPFSLPGWDTSYTQGEMKQLMAEYRELGAERLFENLSYFLQNIIPVAAEEKINMALHPDDPPWEIFGLPRIVSNEKQLDRILQIDGRSHHGLTFCSGSLGCDAKNDVPSMARKYAKKGRIHFAHLRNVHVYENGDFEESAHLSSAGSLDMGAIVKALYEEGFTGYVRPDHGRMIFGETGRPGYGLYDRALGAVYLQGIWEGLQVQTKKKEAAT, encoded by the coding sequence ATGAACATGCAATTTAGATGGTATGGAGAGGATGATCTTGTTTCACTCGCATATATACGCCAAATTCCAGGCATGAAAGGTATTGTGAGTGCTGTCTATGATGTACCAGCTGGTGACCTGTGGCCTGAGGAAAGGATAGCTCATATAAAAGCACAGATTGAGAGGCAAGAACTTGCCTTTGAGGTGGTAGAAAGTCTTCCTGTCCATGAAGATATTAAACTCGGAAAGCCGAGCAGGGACGTTTATATCAAACATTATCAAGAGAATATCCGCCGATTAGCGAAACATGGTGTGAAGGTGATTTGTTATAACTTTATGCCGGTCCTTGATTGGACACGAACGCAGCTTGACCTTCCATTGGCAGATCAATCGACGGCTCTTGCTTATTTTCAGCATCAGCTAGAGCACATGGATATTGAAACAGATCCATTTTCTCTGCCAGGATGGGATACCTCCTATACACAGGGGGAAATGAAACAATTAATGGCTGAGTATAGAGAGCTGGGGGCAGAAAGGCTATTCGAGAACCTGTCTTATTTTCTACAAAATATCATTCCAGTGGCAGCGGAAGAAAAGATCAACATGGCACTCCATCCAGATGATCCTCCTTGGGAGATATTTGGACTGCCTCGTATAGTAAGTAATGAAAAACAGTTGGATCGTATTCTTCAGATTGATGGCCGTTCTCATCATGGCCTCACCTTTTGCTCTGGTTCACTCGGCTGTGATGCGAAAAACGATGTTCCATCAATGGCACGTAAATATGCGAAAAAAGGGCGCATACACTTTGCTCATTTGCGAAATGTCCACGTGTATGAAAATGGTGATTTTGAAGAGTCTGCCCACCTTTCATCAGCAGGAAGTCTTGATATGGGTGCTATTGTGAAGGCTTTGTATGAAGAGGGTTTCACTGGCTATGTCCGGCCGGATCATGGCCGTATGATCTTTGGCGAGACGGGCAGGCCTGGCTACGGTCTATATGATCGAGCACTTGGGGCTGTGTATTTACAAGGAATTTGGGAAGGTCTTCAAGTTCAGACGAAGAAAAAGGAGGCGGCGACATGA
- the nhaC gene encoding Na+/H+ antiporter NhaC yields MKSPRLPSILEVVSILGLFLAIVLSFTLYFKLDIQLALFISWFMVIALGIRLGHSYKDLQNAITKGISNGLEAILILIAVGALVGTWIAGGVVPTLIYYGLEFIHPNIFLLATLVICAIMSIATGTSWGTVGTAGIAMIAIGEGLGIPLPIVAGAVLSGAYFGDKLSPLSDSTVLASSLSKVDVLSHVRAMMVLSIPAFVITAIMFTVTGFMYGGRNIDQDKVEFLKNALHDTFTINIWMVIPAVVVVLLLVFKKPSMPVIAIGALLGSIWAMAFQGMNPADAIGSAYNGFSIQSDVDFLNTLLNRGGIVNMLGSLVVIILGLGFGGVLEYLGVLRVIVATFEKKLHNAGNVTLSTLVVAFFANIFGCAMYVSLILTPKIMEKSYDKLKLDRRVLSRNSEVGGTLTSGMVPWSDNGIYMAGILGVSTFSYLPFMWMSFVAIGLAIIYGYTGKFIWYVKDQQEREESAS; encoded by the coding sequence TTGAAATCACCACGTCTACCATCTATTTTAGAAGTTGTATCTATACTTGGCTTGTTTTTAGCCATTGTTTTATCATTTACTCTTTACTTCAAATTAGATATTCAGCTAGCTTTGTTTATCTCATGGTTTATGGTTATTGCTTTAGGTATTCGGTTGGGGCATTCTTATAAGGATCTTCAGAATGCGATCACAAAAGGGATATCGAATGGGTTAGAAGCCATTCTAATCTTAATTGCAGTAGGTGCACTTGTTGGAACATGGATTGCAGGTGGAGTGGTTCCTACGTTAATCTACTATGGTTTAGAATTTATTCATCCTAATATTTTCTTATTAGCTACACTTGTCATCTGTGCAATCATGTCCATTGCAACAGGAACTTCTTGGGGGACAGTTGGAACCGCAGGTATTGCTATGATTGCGATTGGTGAAGGTTTGGGTATTCCATTACCTATCGTGGCTGGTGCAGTTTTATCTGGAGCCTATTTTGGTGATAAGTTATCTCCATTATCTGATAGTACTGTGCTTGCTTCCTCACTTTCAAAAGTGGATGTGCTTTCACATGTTCGAGCAATGATGGTTTTATCCATACCTGCTTTTGTTATTACGGCGATTATGTTTACAGTTACAGGCTTTATGTATGGCGGACGCAACATTGATCAAGATAAAGTAGAATTTTTGAAAAATGCCCTTCATGATACATTTACAATTAACATTTGGATGGTCATCCCAGCAGTGGTGGTTGTATTACTGCTCGTATTTAAGAAACCTTCAATGCCTGTTATAGCCATTGGTGCTCTTTTGGGATCGATTTGGGCGATGGCTTTCCAAGGAATGAATCCAGCAGATGCGATTGGTTCAGCATACAATGGCTTCTCTATTCAATCAGATGTAGATTTCTTAAATACGCTGTTAAACCGTGGCGGTATTGTGAATATGCTTGGATCTTTAGTGGTCATTATTCTCGGGCTTGGTTTTGGTGGAGTACTAGAATATTTGGGCGTATTAAGAGTCATCGTTGCTACATTTGAGAAAAAATTACATAATGCAGGGAATGTGACGCTTTCTACACTTGTTGTTGCGTTCTTCGCCAATATCTTTGGCTGTGCGATGTATGTATCGTTAATCCTTACACCAAAAATTATGGAAAAGAGCTACGATAAATTAAAGTTAGACAGACGGGTTTTATCCAGAAACTCTGAGGTCGGTGGTACGCTTACGTCTGGTATGGTTCCATGGTCAGATAATGGTATTTACATGGCAGGAATTCTTGGCGTATCGACATTCTCTTATTTACCATTTATGTGGATGAGTTTTGTCGCCATTGGTCTTGCGATCATTTACGGATATACAGGTAAATTCATTTGGTATGTGAAAGATCAACAAGAAAGAGAAGAATCGGCCTCATAA
- a CDS encoding DUF5082 domain-containing protein produces the protein MSLSDMLSALNGGISNKKAEIEEKITRLKKAKSKIECEQDAAETDLKQIKQPKLGTSWKGERSQDFKTDRNEAHDALQTIVNDNYPCYVSRIEFKISTLETEQAALSFASSLAGDAARLAEKGEDAVEDAKRLISKAWSSL, from the coding sequence ATGAGCTTATCGGATATGCTGTCTGCCCTTAACGGTGGCATTTCAAATAAAAAAGCAGAAATTGAAGAGAAAATCACTCGGCTCAAAAAGGCGAAAAGCAAGATTGAATGTGAACAAGATGCGGCAGAAACAGATTTAAAGCAAATCAAGCAGCCAAAGCTTGGGACCTCTTGGAAAGGTGAGCGAAGCCAGGATTTCAAAACAGACCGAAATGAAGCACATGATGCGCTGCAAACGATCGTGAATGATAATTACCCATGCTACGTGAGCCGTATCGAATTCAAAATCAGTACATTAGAAACAGAACAAGCTGCGTTATCCTTTGCCAGTTCCTTAGCTGGAGACGCCGCACGTCTTGCTGAAAAAGGAGAAGACGCAGTAGAGGACGCAAAACGCTTGATCTCAAAAGCATGGAGCAGCTTGTAA
- a CDS encoding DUF5082 domain-containing protein, with product MSLSEMLHHLHMGIENKRAEFDEMISRLKTAKSNIRTEQDLAQSDIKEINKPALDLSWKGERGSGFHRHRKDAYHVMHDIINNEYEKYITEIDQKILHFELKKMELAVASNFAGRAQDVMEKGEDFANDVKHLIERGWKAL from the coding sequence ATGAGTTTATCCGAGATGCTGCACCATCTGCATATGGGAATTGAGAACAAACGTGCAGAATTTGATGAAATGATCTCTCGGTTAAAGACAGCCAAAAGCAATATTCGAACAGAACAAGATCTTGCCCAGTCAGATATCAAAGAAATCAACAAGCCTGCTTTAGATTTGTCATGGAAAGGCGAGAGAGGAAGCGGCTTTCATCGCCATCGGAAAGACGCTTACCATGTGATGCACGACATCATCAACAATGAATATGAAAAATATATAACAGAGATTGACCAAAAAATCTTGCACTTTGAATTGAAAAAAATGGAGCTGGCTGTTGCCAGTAATTTTGCAGGAAGAGCTCAGGACGTGATGGAAAAGGGCGAGGATTTTGCAAATGATGTTAAACATTTGATTGAACGGGGCTGGAAAGCTCTTTAA
- a CDS encoding glycoside hydrolase family 1 protein: MNRMEIPSDFILGAAASAWQTEGWKGKRAHQDSYIDLWYKEGYHVWHEGYGPAGATNFYERYPEDVALMKEIGLTHYRTSINWSRFLIDYENGIVDEDYACYIDDLINELIASGVEPMFCLEHYELPAVLLEKYGGWSSKHVVELFVLYAEKVFERYGDRVKHWFSFNEPIVVQTRVYLDAIRYPFEQNTKKWMQWNYHKALATAKVVKLFQEMGLKESTEAKIGVILNPEVTYARSSAPHDQEAARMYDLFFNRVFLDPSIKGEYPEELIDVLKKHDILFDSTEEELQIIKNHTVDVVGLNLYYPHRVKAPSKAWNEGTPFHPSYYYDMFELPGRKMNPFRGWEIYPKIVYDMGMRIKEEYGNIEWFVAENGMGVEKEGRFKKEDGIIDDQYRISFISQHLKRALQAKAEGSNCTGYMLWAFTDNVSPMNAFKNRYGLVEIQLENERNRQLKASAYWYQTLIKTRELKVETEVIYQ, encoded by the coding sequence ATGAACAGAATGGAGATTCCAAGTGATTTTATCCTAGGTGCTGCGGCTTCTGCATGGCAGACGGAGGGATGGAAGGGAAAGCGGGCGCATCAGGACTCATATATCGATTTATGGTATAAGGAAGGGTATCACGTGTGGCATGAAGGTTATGGACCGGCTGGTGCGACGAACTTTTACGAGCGCTATCCTGAAGATGTAGCCTTAATGAAAGAGATTGGGCTGACACATTACAGGACATCAATCAATTGGTCGAGGTTTCTCATAGATTATGAGAATGGGATAGTGGATGAGGACTATGCTTGTTACATTGATGATCTGATCAATGAATTAATCGCATCAGGTGTAGAACCGATGTTTTGCTTAGAGCATTATGAGCTTCCTGCCGTTTTGCTTGAAAAGTACGGCGGATGGTCATCAAAGCATGTCGTTGAGCTGTTTGTTCTCTATGCGGAAAAGGTGTTTGAGCGCTACGGGGACCGGGTCAAGCATTGGTTTAGTTTTAATGAACCGATTGTTGTCCAGACACGTGTATATCTAGATGCCATCCGATATCCGTTTGAGCAAAATACGAAGAAATGGATGCAGTGGAACTATCATAAAGCACTGGCAACAGCAAAAGTGGTGAAGCTGTTTCAAGAGATGGGTTTGAAGGAATCGACAGAAGCCAAAATCGGCGTGATTCTCAATCCAGAAGTGACGTATGCAAGATCGTCTGCTCCGCATGACCAAGAAGCGGCACGTATGTATGACTTGTTTTTTAATCGAGTGTTCTTAGATCCCTCCATCAAAGGGGAGTATCCAGAGGAACTGATCGATGTGTTGAAAAAGCATGATATTCTTTTCGATTCCACAGAAGAAGAGCTTCAGATCATCAAGAATCATACGGTGGATGTCGTCGGGCTTAACTTGTACTATCCGCATCGTGTCAAGGCGCCGAGTAAGGCTTGGAACGAAGGGACTCCTTTTCATCCCTCCTATTATTACGATATGTTTGAGCTTCCAGGGAGAAAAATGAATCCTTTCAGAGGCTGGGAAATTTACCCGAAGATTGTCTATGATATGGGGATGAGGATAAAAGAAGAATACGGAAATATCGAGTGGTTTGTGGCCGAAAATGGTATGGGGGTAGAAAAGGAAGGACGGTTTAAAAAAGAAGACGGTATCATTGATGATCAGTATCGCATTTCATTTATCAGCCAGCATCTGAAGCGGGCACTTCAAGCGAAAGCAGAAGGATCAAATTGTACGGGCTATATGCTTTGGGCATTTACGGACAATGTTTCGCCGATGAATGCCTTTAAAAACCGCTACGGATTAGTCGAAATCCAGCTGGAGAATGAACGAAATCGTCAGCTGAAAGCATCTGCGTATTGGTACCAGACATTAATCAAAACAAGGGAACTGAAAGTTGAAACAGAAGTCATTTATCAATAG